The region CTCGCGTTGCGGAAACGAGTGACGGAGCTGTTGGCGAGCGTCGCGAACGGCGAGCTTCACGGCATGCCGCTCGATCGTCGAGTGGCGACCGGCGACCTCTCGGACTGCCGCAAGCTGTACTTCGACGAGGACCCTCGCAACCAGAAGTCGAACTACCGACTTGTGTACCGCTTGACCCCGGACGAGACGACAGCAGTCGCGGCGCAGGCGGTCGCCGTCGGCGAACGGTTCGAGCTCGACGCGTACCTGCCCGCCCAGCGCAACCTCGGGCGGGACGGCGCATAGCGAGCGATGAGATCCTGGGTTGGTGACCCCCGCGGAATCTGACATTGCCGCATCGACGGATCGCGACCTCTCGACCAACGATGCTGTGGCCGACGATGCCCCGGCCACGAGCGTCGACCCGTGGATCCTCGAGGCCGAGCGCAGCGCATCCGCACCCCGGTTCCGCCCGCCCGCGCTCGGTCCGGTACCGAAGGGGCCGGTCTACCTGCTGGGACTGCTCGCGGCCCTGCGTGCAGCCGGGCTCGTGCTCGTCGCCGAGGCGATCGCGCGCGGCATCGGCGCGCTCGCGGCGGGCGACCTCGCGGCCGAGACCACGCGGCTCATCGTCGTGCTCGGCATCGCCGGCGCGCTGCTGCGCGCGGGCGCCGAGTGGGCGACGTCGGTCGTCGCGCGGCGCATCGCGACGTCGGTGAAGCAGCGCATCCGCGGGCGGCTGTGGCGGCAGATCGCGGCGGGCGACGCCACGGGCGGCGGCACCGCCGTGCTCGCCGCCGACGGGCTCGACGACCTCGACGACTACTACGTGCAGTCGCTGCCGGCGACGATCGCGGCAGCCGTCGTGCCGCTGCTCGTCGGCGTGCGCGTGCTCGGCGCCGACTGGCTGAGCGCCGTCATCATCGTCGTGACGATCCCGCTCATCCCCTTCTTCATGATCCTCATCGGCCACCACACCCAGCAGCGCACCGACGAGGCGCTCACGGCGCTCACCCGCCTCGCCGACCACCTCGCCGAGCTCGCGCGCGGCCTGCCGGTGCTCGTCGGCCTCGGCCGCGTCGACGAGCAGGCGAAGGCGCTCGAGCAGCTGCAGGGCCGCTACCGCGAGCGCACGCAAGAGACGCTCCGCTGGGCTTTCCTCTCGGCGCTCGCGCTCGAGCTCGTCGCGACCATCTCGGTCGCGATCGTCGCCGTCTTCCTCGGCTTGCGGCTCCTCAACGGCACCATGGAGCTCGAGCCCGCCCTCGTCGCGCTCATCCTCGCCCCCGAGGCGTACGCGGCGCTGCGGCAGGTGGGCACCGCCTTCCACGCCTCGCAGGACGGCCTCTCGGCGCTCGACCGCTCGCGGGAGATCCTCGAACGGCCCGCGCCCGCCGACGTGCGTGCCGCATCCGACTCCGGCCCCATCCGCCTCGAGTCGCTCTCGGTGCAGTACGCCGGCCGCGACGCCCCGACCCTCGCGGGCATCAGCGCCGAGCTCACCGGCATCGTGTCCATCGCGGGACCCTCCGGCGCCGGCAAGTCGACCCTCCTCGGCGCGCTCGCGGGCGCGCTGCCCGCCGACGCCGTCGTCAGCGGCCGCGTGCACGGCGTGGGGGCGGATGCGGTGGGCTGGGCCCCGCAAGCACCTCGCGCGTTCGCCCGCTCGCCCCGCGCCGAGCTCGCGCTCTACGGCGCCGATCCGCTCGCCGCGCTCGACGAGCTGGGGCTGGGTCACGTCGCCGACGCGGCCGTCGCGGAGCTCAGCCCCGGCGAGCAACGGCGCCTCGCCGTCGCGCGGGCGCTCGCGCGAGTCGATGCCGGAGCCCGACTGCTCGTGCTCGACGAGCCGACCGCGCACCTCGACCGCGCCTCGGCCGAGCGGGTGCGCGCGGCGATCCTGCGACGCGCCGACCGCGCCGTCGTGGTGCTCGCGAGCCATGAGCCCGAGACGACGGCGCTCGCGACGATGACCGTGCCGGTCGGCGCCTCTCCGCTGGCTGTCCCTCCGCTCGCTGAGGAGCGGGCGGCCGCCCTCCCGCTGGCTGAGGAGCGCGCAGCCGCAGGCCGCGTGCGTCTCGAAGCCATTGCTGCCGCGGACGGTCTCGATACGCCCAGCGAGAAGCGTGGGCCGCGCCTCACCATCCGCTCCCTCATCCGCCCGCACTTCGCATCGTGGGCCGGCTCGATCGCGATGGCGGTCATCGCCGTCTCGATGGGTCTCGCGCTCACGGCCGTCTCGGGCTGGCTCATCGTGCGGGCGAGCATCGAGGAGCACATCATGATGCTGCTGCTCGCGATCGTGGGCGTGCGCGCGTTCGGCATCTTCCGCTCGGTCGGCCGCTACGCCGAGCGCCTCCTGACGCACGACGCCGCCTTCAAGGTCGTCGACCTGCTGCGCGTGCGGCTCTGGCGGTCGATCGCGGCGCGCGGCGCGGGCTCCCGGCGGCTGCTCGAGGGCGGCGCGCCGCTCGACTACCTCGTGACGCTCGCCGACGAGCTGCGCGACCAGCTGCCGCGCGTGCTGCCTCCCATCGCGGTCGGCGTGCTCGTGATCGCCGGCACCGGCGTGACGACGGCCTTCACCGCGCCGCAGCTCACGTGGATCGTCGTGGCGACGCTCGCGATCGCGACGACCGTGGCGTCGGCGCTCGCCATCTGGTCCGAGCGCGGCGCTGCCGCCGCTCGCGTCGGCGCCAAGTCGCGGATCGTGCGCGGCACCGCTGCGCTCGCCTCCGCCACCCCGGACTTGCGCGGCAACGGCGTCGAGGGCGCGGCGCTCGCGCAGCTCGACGACGCGAGCGCCGCGCTCTCGACCGCCGAGCGGCGCGGCGCGTGGGCC is a window of Agrococcus sp. Marseille-Q4369 DNA encoding:
- a CDS encoding ATP-binding cassette domain-containing protein translates to MADDAPATSVDPWILEAERSASAPRFRPPALGPVPKGPVYLLGLLAALRAAGLVLVAEAIARGIGALAAGDLAAETTRLIVVLGIAGALLRAGAEWATSVVARRIATSVKQRIRGRLWRQIAAGDATGGGTAVLAADGLDDLDDYYVQSLPATIAAAVVPLLVGVRVLGADWLSAVIIVVTIPLIPFFMILIGHHTQQRTDEALTALTRLADHLAELARGLPVLVGLGRVDEQAKALEQLQGRYRERTQETLRWAFLSALALELVATISVAIVAVFLGLRLLNGTMELEPALVALILAPEAYAALRQVGTAFHASQDGLSALDRSREILERPAPADVRAASDSGPIRLESLSVQYAGRDAPTLAGISAELTGIVSIAGPSGAGKSTLLGALAGALPADAVVSGRVHGVGADAVGWAPQAPRAFARSPRAELALYGADPLAALDELGLGHVADAAVAELSPGEQRRLAVARALARVDAGARLLVLDEPTAHLDRASAERVRAAILRRADRAVVVLASHEPETTALATMTVPVGASPLAVPPLAEERAAALPLAEERAAAGRVRLEAIAAADGLDTPSEKRGPRLTIRSLIRPHFASWAGSIAMAVIAVSMGLALTAVSGWLIVRASIEEHIMMLLLAIVGVRAFGIFRSVGRYAERLLTHDAAFKVVDLLRVRLWRSIAARGAGSRRLLEGGAPLDYLVTLADELRDQLPRVLPPIAVGVLVIAGTGVTTAFTAPQLTWIVVATLAIATTVASALAIWSERGAAAARVGAKSRIVRGTAALASATPDLRGNGVEGAALAQLDDASAALSTAERRGAWAAGLGSAVVTAALAALACLVPVLAPTLTAEAASVIALLTLALLEPLGDLVAAAHRVPALRAALARLAPVLRPAPQPEWGDAEPPSPIAAVELDEVSVRYPGMSHPAVADVSGRAERGRWLVLDGPSGSGKSTLLSAIMGALPVERGAVRAAATATASATASATASPAAPATVSPTASASPTADVGRVADMADASQRHALYAAASAAGGVPLTELDERAWRSRVSWCPQDAYVFDSTLRGNLLLARTRDDAPDEAAMRAALEQAGLTRLVDSLGDGLDTRVGAGGSALSGGERQRLAVARALLTRADVILLDEPTAHLDAPTAAAMMADVREATADRVVVLVSHRHDDRSPVDAVVTLA